A single region of the Lotus japonicus ecotype B-129 chromosome 4, LjGifu_v1.2 genome encodes:
- the LOC130710738 gene encoding U-box domain-containing protein 11-like, whose protein sequence is MAAGDLAGDRTPELLRLIHDITGICTVSSDASFRKDCTDLVRRISLLTHLFDEVKDLSSDSSCSGAGSASAVASWSSDLVVALHSAKRLLSVARNFRSNCSSDGSAKTIVYQFQCVTWKLEKLLSHLPYDDLDISEEVKEQVDLVRTQLRRATEKYGYMISKMPSYELSQPLAREISPALGKSVIGLHKQNSCPENLSELDSIPENKGEKSCSANGAGSRLERTRTFSVVPLSNVTIDPDSQGISERKNQPQIKKPEAIVFPEDFLCPISLELMRDPVIVSTGQTYERSYIQRWIDCGHLTCPKTQQKLEHFTLTPNYVLRSLITQWCMEHNIEQPTGLTNGKLKKSDGSFIDVTGDIAAIEALVRKLSSRSIEERREAVAEVRSLSKRSTENRILIAEAGAIPVLVNLLTSEDALTQDNAVTSILNLSIYENNKGLIMLAGAIPSIVQVLRAGTMEARENAAATLFSLSLADENKIIIGASGAIPALVELLQNGSSRGKKDAATALFNLCIYQGNKGRAIRAGIITALLKMLTDTSKSMIDEALTIMSVLASHQEAKVAIVKASTIPVLIDLLRTGLPRNKENAAAILLALCKRDAENLACISRLGSVIPLTELTRTGTERAKRKATSLLEHLRKLQQL, encoded by the exons ATGGCCGCCGGCGACCTCGCCGGAGATCGCACGCCGGAGCTTCTGCGTCTCATCCACGACATCACCGGAATCTGCACCGTCTCCTCCGACGCCTCGTTCAGGAAGGACTGCACCGATCTTGTTCGCCGGATCTCGCTGCTCACCCACTTGTTCGACGAGGTTAAGGACTTGAGCTCCGATTCGAGCTGCTCCGGTGCTGGTTCTGCTTCTGCCGTGGCTTCGTGGTCGTCTGATCTGGTTGTTGCTCTTCACTCCGCTAAGCGCTTGCTCTCTGTTGCTAGGAATTTTCGTTCCAATTGCTCTTCG GATGGATCGGCCAAGACCATTGTCTACCAATTTCAGTGCGTGACGTGGAAATTGGAAAAACTGCTAAGCCACTTACCATATGACGATTTagacatatcagaggaagtcaaAGAACAG GTGGATTTGGTGAGAACACAATTAAGACGGGCCACGGAAAAATATGGGTATATGATTTCAAAAATGCCATCTTATGAATTATCCCAGCCCCTGGCTCGAGAAATTAGTCCGGCTCTTGGCAAATCCGTGATTGGGTTGCATAAACAAAACAGCTGTCCTGAAAATTTATCAGAACTAGACAGCATTCCTGAAAACAAAGGAGAGAAAAGTTGCAGTGCAAATGGAGCAGGATCTCGATTAGAAAGAACAAGGACCTTTTCTGTAGTCCCCTTATCGAATGTAACTATTGATCCTGACAGTCAAGGAATTTCTGAGAGAAAGAACCAACCTCAGATTAAGAAGCCTGAAGCAATTGTATTTCCTGAAGATTTTCTTTGCCCTATATCCTTGGAACTGATGAGGGATCCTGTTATTGTGTCCACCGGTCAG ACTTATGAGAGATCTTACATACAAAGATGGATAGATTGTGGACATCTAACGTGTCCAAAAACTCAGCAGAAGCTCGAACATTTCACCCTTACACCCAATTATGTTTTAAGGAGCCTTATTACTCAATGGTGTATGGAGCACAACATTGAGCAGCCAACAGGATTAACTAATGGCAAACTAAAAAAAAGTGATGGATCGTTCATAGATGTTACAGGTGACATAGCAGCCATCGAAGCTCTAGTCCGCAAGCTCTCGAGCCGGTCCATTGAAGAGCGCAGAGAAGCTGTTGCTGAAGTTCGATCACTGTCCAAACGGAGTACTGAAAATAGGATACTAATTGCTGAAGCTGGAGCAATTCCAGTCCTAGTCAACCTTTTGACATCAGAAGATGCATTGACACAAGACAATGCAGTTACTTCAATCCTCAACCTTTCTATATATGAAAACAACAAGGGACTTATAATGCTTGCTGGTGCCATTCCGTCCATTGTCCAAGTCCTCCGAGCCGGTACCATGGAAGCAAGAGAAAATGCAGCAGCAACCCTCTTTAGCTTGTCACTTGCTGATGAGAACAAAATAATAATTGGTGCCTCAGGGGCCATACCCGCTTTGGTAGAATTGCTCCAAAATGGGAGCTCTAGAGGGAAGAAGGATGCTGCAACAGCATTGTTCAATTTATGCATTTATCAAGGAAACAAGGGCAGAGCCATCAGGGCAGGGATCATCACAGCTTTGTTGAAGATGCTTACAGATACAAGCAAATCAATGATTGATGAAGCCCTAACAATAATGTCAGTTCTTGCCAGCCACCAAGAGGCAAAGGTTGCAATAGTGAAAGCCAGCACTATACCAGTTTTGATAGATCTTTTACGGACAGGATTGCCTCGCAATAAAGAGAATGCAGCTGCTATTTTACTTGCCTTGTGCAAGAGGGATGCTGAAAATCTTGCTTGTATAAGTAGACTTGGTTCTGTCATCCCTCTTACTGAACTTACTCGAACCGGTACTGAGAGGGCCAAACGAAAGGCTACCTCATTGTTGGAGCATCTTCGCAAGTTACAGCAGCTTTGA